CTCCACAATCATTTGCAACGGCTCCATCACTCGTGAATCTAACAACTACAACATTACGGCCGACAACAACGACGACAGTCACTACGGCTACGTACAAACCTCCGCTATCCACTACGACTTACAGACCGCCTACTTCTGCGATCTCATACAGTTCACGTATTTCTACAACTACGTACAAACCGCCTACAACGACCACATATAAACCGCCTACTACAACAACAACGTATAGGCCGCCTTCAACAACGACTTATAGACCATCTTCAACAACTACTTATAAACCTCCTTCGACAACTACATTCAAGCCACAAGTATCAACAATCTTCTCAACAAGACCGTGGATCAGCATAACTACACCGAAACCGAACTTTACATTCAAGACTTCGTTAACACCGATTACAAGTAAGACATCTCTAAGTCCGAGTACTGCAACAGTTAGTAAGACTCCAACTACAGCTGTTAGTCAATCAAGGAGGTCATCGACTGCGGACTTCACGACTCCAGCTAAAACGACGAGAAAACCACAGCCTCAGACCTCGTGGTTCACTTTCACGTCTCGAACAACGACTCCTTCGCCATTGACTAAGCAAACTCTATCACAAAGCCGACCCACACAAACATCTTTGTACACAAATACTAACACACAGTTGAAAACAAATCCCCCAGCATTTTCGAGTTTGAAAACTCAAGCGACAACACCAAAGCCTCGAACGACTCAGTCTATATTCGATCTGTACTTGAATCCAACAAAAGCGCCTGCGATTCCGAGTTACAAGTATAACTGGGGTCAATCCAGGTTGAAGATATTTGGCGGCGGCACAACTCCCGCGCCGGTACTCTCGACACGACGCTCTCTCAATAATAATGGAGCCGCCAGGAATCAGATCAAAAGGCAATTACTTTCCTCTATAACAAACTCGTAGgttaaataatgtatttgtgATCTCCGTTcctaattacttttttcctaGTGATTAAGCACGTGGCACTCAGTACACAAAGTAAGATGTTGTCATTATATCACCTGTGCAGGAAAAATAACTGCTTTTGTATTGAAATGGCAGTTTTGCGCAAACGCATATCTATTGCGAGACGCGGCGGAGATTCctctatgtaaatatattgcGAATAAAGCGAatgtttattttagtattaGACCAAAAAGCATTTATCTACATTAaacataagtttttttatgataactgTAGTTTTAGTCTATTTTATTGCGTGTCCTAATAATCTGCGCATATACTCGTATTATAATGAattaatatctaaaaataatgtataacaTCATCAatggtttgttatttttgtaattaacatttaaaataacatgtttCTAATGCGGAAATCATCTGAAGGTGCGAATGTACTGAAGGACAGTTATACACGCTACTGAATCGTTTATATTCATCATCGTAACGTATCGAGATGTGCACTATAACACTTACAGATGTATCATAAAATAGTGCTCATTTACAGCCGTTCCTAATCCTTATCTAGGTATTCGTTGTATTACTCACTAGAGATGGAATCTCGATATTTAGCCCCGTACTATCAGAAGTGTATCTCTAGAAATCAAAACAAGAGATAGATAAAATATGGTAACGGACGTAAATGAACTGATCAGATCGAGTCATAATATCCATGAAAAGTGTATTTATGACCGCGACAGCCGGTCGGTTCTCGAGGGCTGTCACaacaatattattcaaattgaTTCATCATTATAAATGCCGGTATCGCTTTCAAAGATCATCCAGTTTCCAAGATAAATCAATAACCaggaaaaatgtttattaataaattaactagTTTTATAAGTTTATGCGATtgatgttaatataaaattattattatgcttTAGCGAAAGCCTGAGCTAATGTTTGTAAgttgtatattttatatggaGGTATCTACCCGACATGAACAAATGCTACGATTTTAGTAGATTTTTAAGTTATCCATAAGTGCTTGctcaataaattaatgaaaaattaccgtgggttttttatttcaaaatgacCAAAGCATCTACCTACTTAATCTACTTACCAAGTATAATTGCCAATAAGAACTTTTCTGATGAACTCACGCATGCTTAGGTCAATACTTCCATATCTAAAATTAACCATTTTTACGTACATACAAAGACTAGAGTATCGTTGCTTAAGATATTTTTTCTCTTATCACCATAGCAGCTCTATGCATGTTAAATCCAAATTGTATTTCTGAGGGCACGTTAATCTGTAGGTCTtggatgtcattgaacatctttggcagtcgttatggaaagtcagaagccagtaaatctaaCAATCAGTCTTACCCTCAAATAACTgtgttgaagaggtcagataggcagcagCAGTAGCTACTTGTAAAaatgatactcagctgcatcctattagactggaagccggccccaacatagttacgaaaaaggctaggcagaaatgatgatgatgatgacttacacTTCTAGGTAAATTTTAAACACCCTCATTTAATACCTAATTGACCGTCtgaaaaataactatgtacatataatGGTCAGCATTATTTGTAAGCGTTGTCAGGATACCATAGTTCCGCGCCTCACCACATCCATAGCCATGTTAATTAGCTAATTAGTTACCCTTTGCCATTTTAAATTCTCCGGTTACACTGGTTTGCAGTTAGTGAACGTGTTTTTTGGTCAGTCCAGTCtgttatttgttaattaattggtctatacttaatattatgaagaggaaaactttgtgtttttgtttgtaatggacaAACTCATAATTGAATGggacgatttgaaaaattcttagaCTCTTGGAAAgatacactcttcccaagtaatataggctttattttatcctggtacgggcagtagttcctacgggacgcggtagaaaccgcgggaaaactgcTAGTATAAAATGGTGTTGTTGAGTTAATGAAGCTTAAGACaggattttttaaagttttgtagtttagcttgtaattttattaccaACCTAAGAGAATTAGGTCacgttataatataaaaattgttcGTTCATATCCTTTAACAGCATTCGTTTACCGTCTTACCGTAAACGTATTGTATAAGTACCAACGGACTTATTTGACCATTtatgaaggttttatttttatttatctaaactGAGTTCTTCGGCAACTATGGTTTCCAACCGTTTTTAAGGTTGAATATCTAGGATTATAAAGTCCAGCTGACTCTCTTTTCaatgatttttaaaaacggCTGGTGAAGGATAAGCATTGCTGCCaatctctttttttattttttttaatatatttttttattacattgtaaataggttatatatatatattatatattttgttattaattaaatgaacacatattaatacatatataatttttttacctatacataaagtaaaataaatgacgATGATCTTTGTAGATAAAAACAACGCAAAGATGATCTTTAAGAGCTAGACATCTCAAATGTAATATTGATTCAAGCAATACCTAAGTACTTAAAGATATTATGCCAACATTGACCAAATAGCATTCTCGGCTGATGACTAATTTACTACAAAGTGTGGTTTAAATCTGACACAAAAACTACGAGACAGAGTTGCATAATTTCTGAGaccttgtttacattattacgACGAAATCAAGTAAAAATGTACGTTAATGTAAATTCTTTAGTTCTTCTTCTTTCCATACAAAGGTAGCCTACTGCcgtcctcgataaatgggctataaacatcatcatcctcctgcccttatcataattttattttattttatttggctaaaaatcaaaatttgcaggcctttgcaggcacctatgaaacgtcacaacTCTATTGGCACGGTTCCTAAAAGTTAGtgtcatggagaagagccggcaaggcTACGTAacactgaaaataattttcaaatcgaaccaatAGTTTAGGTAATTAGCGCATTCAAGCAAAgatactcttcagctttacacaCACATCCTAT
This window of the Helicoverpa zea isolate HzStark_Cry1AcR chromosome 31, ilHelZeax1.1, whole genome shotgun sequence genome carries:
- the LOC124644914 gene encoding mucin-5AC-like, with the translated sequence MIRVAWLTCALVALAGARVYERCELARELRALGVHPDHISTWVCIAYHESRFDTAANNPHSGDHGIFQISELYWCGPGKACGLPCSALRDEDISNDLECALLVHEEHTRLQGNGFLAWVVYPQHCKHNTKKYLVDCDTTVKSSVPITRSRNYSYANSFNQPNVTTTGRQNVESLLPPYLTIGSIVRDNYGKVLDQHKNRFDWYNYKIDNIDELRLPVFNQPSQHISMPPTSAPRVTQTTTTTSTPYIPRVVPWRTIETNQFRKKKVYTGTSTPSEISKKEYSPQSINSISTASIQPSLIVAPQSFATAPSLVNLTTTTLRPTTTTTVTTATYKPPLSTTTYRPPTSAISYSSRISTTTYKPPTTTTYKPPTTTTTYRPPSTTTYRPSSTTTYKPPSTTTFKPQVSTIFSTRPWISITTPKPNFTFKTSLTPITSKTSLSPSTATVSKTPTTAVSQSRRSSTADFTTPAKTTRKPQPQTSWFTFTSRTTTPSPLTKQTLSQSRPTQTSLYTNTNTQLKTNPPAFSSLKTQATTPKPRTTQSIFDLYLNPTKAPAIPSYKYNWGQSRLKIFGGGTTPAPVLSTRRSLNNNGAARNQIKRQLLSSITNS